The following are encoded in a window of Ferribacterium limneticum genomic DNA:
- a CDS encoding DUF4007 family protein, with protein MLNRSNRPPRPTLTGPIFLYALVDMFGLACVGIGASWFAAGKGAILANFPTSTVEAVACTAGGVAVMLWAVVHILRELAKQSPQMQAKFDAYISANHPDKVRKAPENEQD; from the coding sequence ATGCTCAATCGATCCAATCGCCCACCCCGCCCGACCCTGACCGGCCCGATATTTCTCTATGCGCTGGTCGACATGTTTGGCCTGGCCTGCGTCGGTATAGGAGCCAGCTGGTTTGCCGCCGGCAAGGGGGCGATTCTGGCCAATTTTCCGACGTCGACCGTCGAAGCAGTAGCGTGCACCGCCGGCGGGGTTGCCGTCATGCTGTGGGCGGTGGTGCATATTCTGCGCGAACTGGCCAAGCAGTCGCCGCAAATGCAGGCCAAGTTCGATGCCTATATCAGCGCAAATCACCCGGACAAGGTGCGCAAAGCGCCTGAAAACGAACAGGACTAG
- a CDS encoding ribbon-helix-helix protein, CopG family: MEKRTARLTILIDPQKKKIFEEICAAKDLTSSQVVRRLVRQYIIENAGDRELPAWLKPSGKAGD; the protein is encoded by the coding sequence ATGGAGAAACGCACAGCCCGTTTGACCATCCTGATCGATCCTCAGAAAAAGAAAATCTTTGAGGAAATCTGCGCGGCCAAGGACCTGACTTCATCCCAGGTTGTCCGTCGCCTGGTGCGCCAGTACATCATCGAAAATGCCGGCGACCGCGAGTTGCCGGCGTGGCTCAAGCCGAGCGGCAAGGCTGGCGACTAG
- a CDS encoding response regulator transcription factor, whose translation MNFAVVEDSRSQAEVLKALLKSEGHQVEVFPDGKSCIEALQTRSFDFFIIDWILPDIGGDEVLRHVREKYGWDVPVVFCTGRTDEEAASDILRLGADDYIPKPIRYMEFMARIHALLRRRQPRAVTVQFGSIEIDMEGRRIKLAGVEVDLTQREFELAVILLHNVGRVLSRDELLTSVWARDAGVDTRTVDTHASRLRKKLGLAGESGLMLSSVYGQGYRLDNVHQG comes from the coding sequence ATGAATTTTGCGGTGGTCGAGGACAGTAGAAGCCAGGCTGAGGTGCTCAAGGCGCTGTTGAAGAGCGAGGGGCATCAGGTCGAAGTGTTTCCGGACGGGAAATCCTGCATCGAGGCGCTACAGACGCGAAGTTTCGATTTCTTCATCATCGACTGGATTTTGCCTGACATTGGCGGCGACGAAGTGCTTCGGCATGTGCGCGAAAAGTACGGTTGGGACGTTCCGGTTGTCTTCTGCACGGGCCGCACCGATGAAGAGGCTGCATCGGACATCCTGCGCCTCGGTGCCGATGACTATATTCCGAAGCCGATCCGCTACATGGAATTCATGGCGCGGATTCACGCGTTGCTGCGCCGCCGCCAGCCACGCGCGGTGACCGTACAGTTTGGCAGCATCGAGATCGACATGGAAGGTCGGCGCATCAAGCTGGCCGGCGTCGAGGTCGATCTGACTCAGCGCGAGTTTGAACTGGCCGTCATCCTGTTGCACAACGTCGGTCGCGTGCTGTCACGCGATGAGCTGCTGACCAGCGTCTGGGCGCGTGATGCCGGGGTCGATACGCGTACGGTTGATACGCATGCCAGCCGCCTGCGCAAAAAACTTGGGCTGGCCGGCGAAAGCGGGCTGATGCTGTCGTCAGTCTATGGTCAGGGCTATCGCCTGGATAACGTCCATCAGGGCTGA
- the apbC gene encoding iron-sulfur cluster carrier protein ApbC, with translation MSLSEQQIKAALSAAVDPNTGKDFVAGKAVKNVKIDGADVSFDIELGYPAKSQIDPIRQQVIAAVRRLPGVGNVSANVFSKIVAHSVQLGVKLLPGVKNIIAIASGKGGVGKSTTAVNLALALAQEGARVGILDADIYGPSQPQMLGLAGQQPESKDGQSMEPLEAYGVQAMSIGFMVDVETPMVWRGPMVSQALDQMLGQTNWNDVDYLIVDMPPGTGDIQLSLAQKVPVTGAVIVTTPQDIALIDARKGLKMFEKVNIPIIGIVENMSIHICSKCGHEEHIFGSGGGEKMCADYDTEFLGSLPLELAIREMADGGKPTVVGAPDSRTAEIYRGIARRIAIKIGEKAKDMTSKFPNIVVQNT, from the coding sequence ATGAGTCTTTCAGAACAGCAAATCAAGGCTGCGCTTTCTGCTGCGGTCGACCCCAATACCGGCAAGGATTTCGTCGCCGGCAAGGCGGTCAAGAATGTGAAAATTGATGGCGCCGATGTGTCGTTCGACATCGAACTGGGCTACCCGGCAAAAAGCCAGATTGATCCGATCCGCCAGCAGGTAATCGCTGCCGTGCGTAGGCTCCCGGGTGTCGGTAACGTCTCGGCCAATGTCTTCAGCAAAATCGTCGCCCATTCCGTACAACTCGGCGTCAAGCTATTGCCGGGCGTCAAGAACATCATCGCCATCGCTTCCGGCAAGGGCGGCGTCGGCAAGAGTACGACAGCAGTTAACCTCGCTCTGGCACTGGCTCAGGAAGGCGCCCGGGTTGGTATTCTCGACGCCGACATTTATGGCCCGTCGCAGCCGCAAATGCTTGGCCTGGCCGGTCAGCAGCCGGAGTCAAAGGATGGCCAGAGCATGGAGCCGCTGGAGGCTTATGGCGTGCAAGCCATGTCGATCGGCTTCATGGTCGATGTCGAAACGCCGATGGTTTGGCGTGGCCCGATGGTCTCTCAGGCCTTGGACCAGATGCTGGGTCAGACCAACTGGAATGACGTTGATTACCTGATCGTTGATATGCCACCGGGTACCGGCGACATCCAGTTGTCACTGGCCCAGAAGGTGCCGGTGACCGGTGCCGTGATCGTCACCACGCCGCAGGACATCGCGCTGATCGACGCGCGCAAGGGGCTGAAGATGTTCGAGAAGGTCAATATTCCGATCATCGGCATCGTCGAAAACATGAGCATCCACATCTGTTCGAAGTGCGGCCATGAAGAGCATATTTTCGGCTCAGGCGGCGGCGAGAAAATGTGTGCTGACTACGACACTGAATTCCTCGGCAGTTTGCCTCTGGAACTGGCGATTCGCGAGATGGCCGATGGCGGCAAGCCGACCGTGGTCGGCGCGCCGGATTCGCGTACGGCCGAGATCTATCGCGGCATTGCCCGTCGTATCGCGATCAAGATTGGCGAGAAGGCCAAGGACATGACCTCGAAATTCCCCAATATCGTTGTGCAGAACACCTGA
- the metG gene encoding methionine--tRNA ligase — MSRKILVTSALPYANGAIHLGHLVEYIQTDIWVRFQKMAGNECWYVCADDTHGTPIMLRAEKEGITPEALIARVHGEHSRDFAGFGVGFDNFYSTHSDETRECANDIYGKLKAAGLIETRTIEQYYDPVKQLFLPDRFIKGECPKCGAKDQYGDNCESCGAAYAPTDLKEPYSAISGAKPELRTSEHYFFKLSDPRCESFLRQYTSRDNGVLQNEAANKMQEWLGAPGENKLTDWDISRDAPYFGFEIPDAPGKYFYVWLDAPIGYMGSFKNLCSRNGLDFNEYFKPDSTTELYHFIGKDILYFHALFWPAELQHAGYRTPTKIFAHGFLTVDGAKMSKSRGTFITAQSYLDTGLNPEWLRYYYAAKLSASMEDIDLNLEDFGARVNSDLVGKYVNIASRSAGFIAKRFNGQLAPAAADLPAIKSIQEAASRVAELYEAREFGKAMREIMALTDAANQYVDSVKPWELAKQEGKEVELHAACTNALNLFRLLTVLLKPILPVVAGKVEKFLNIAPLNWTDTQSLLAAGHGINAYEHLMTRVDPKQIEKLVEANKESLAPTQEQQSPQRHAEHQQNEVKSESPWEPFCNIDDFMKVDLRIVRIANAEHVEGADKLVRLTLDVGKNETRNVFAGIKAAYDPAQLIGRLTVMVANLAPRKMKFGLSEGMVLAASDTEDKTSGIFLLSPDSGAQPGMRVK, encoded by the coding sequence ATGTCGCGCAAAATACTCGTCACCTCCGCCCTGCCCTACGCCAACGGCGCCATTCACCTTGGCCATCTGGTCGAATACATCCAGACCGATATCTGGGTGCGTTTCCAGAAGATGGCCGGCAACGAATGCTGGTATGTCTGCGCCGACGACACGCACGGCACGCCGATCATGTTGCGCGCCGAAAAGGAAGGCATCACGCCGGAAGCCCTGATCGCCCGCGTCCATGGCGAGCATTCGCGCGACTTTGCCGGCTTTGGCGTCGGTTTTGACAATTTTTACAGCACGCACTCCGACGAAACCCGTGAATGCGCCAACGACATCTACGGCAAGCTCAAGGCCGCCGGCCTGATCGAAACACGGACCATCGAGCAGTACTACGACCCGGTCAAACAGCTATTCCTGCCTGATCGCTTCATCAAGGGCGAATGCCCGAAATGCGGCGCCAAGGACCAATACGGCGACAACTGCGAGTCCTGCGGTGCTGCCTATGCGCCGACCGACCTCAAGGAGCCGTATTCCGCCATCTCCGGCGCCAAGCCCGAACTTCGCACCTCCGAGCACTACTTCTTCAAGCTGTCCGACCCGCGCTGCGAGTCTTTCCTGCGCCAATACACCAGCCGCGACAACGGCGTATTGCAGAACGAAGCCGCCAACAAGATGCAGGAATGGCTGGGCGCCCCTGGTGAGAACAAGCTGACCGACTGGGACATTTCCCGCGACGCCCCGTACTTCGGCTTCGAGATTCCCGACGCGCCGGGCAAATACTTTTACGTCTGGCTCGATGCACCGATCGGCTACATGGGCTCCTTCAAGAACCTGTGCAGCCGGAACGGCCTCGATTTCAACGAATACTTCAAGCCCGATTCGACGACTGAGCTCTACCACTTCATCGGCAAGGACATCCTCTACTTCCACGCCCTGTTCTGGCCAGCCGAACTGCAACACGCCGGCTACCGCACGCCGACCAAGATCTTCGCGCACGGCTTTCTCACGGTCGATGGCGCCAAAATGTCGAAATCGCGCGGCACTTTCATCACCGCCCAGAGCTATCTCGACACCGGCCTCAACCCGGAATGGCTGCGCTACTACTATGCCGCCAAGCTGTCGGCCAGCATGGAAGACATCGACCTCAACCTCGAGGATTTCGGCGCCCGGGTGAACTCAGACCTGGTCGGCAAGTACGTCAATATCGCCAGCCGTTCAGCTGGTTTCATCGCCAAACGCTTCAACGGCCAGCTCGCCCCTGCCGCTGCCGACCTGCCTGCCATCAAGTCCATTCAGGAAGCGGCCAGTCGCGTTGCCGAACTCTACGAAGCCCGTGAATTCGGCAAGGCCATGCGCGAAATCATGGCGCTGACCGACGCCGCTAATCAGTACGTCGATAGCGTCAAGCCCTGGGAACTGGCCAAGCAGGAAGGCAAGGAAGTCGAGCTGCACGCTGCCTGCACCAATGCGCTCAATCTCTTCCGCCTGCTCACCGTACTGCTCAAGCCTATCCTGCCGGTGGTCGCTGGCAAGGTCGAGAAGTTCCTCAACATCGCGCCGCTCAACTGGACCGACACGCAAAGCCTGCTCGCGGCCGGCCATGGCATTAATGCCTACGAGCACCTCATGACGCGCGTCGATCCGAAACAGATCGAAAAACTGGTCGAAGCCAACAAGGAATCGCTGGCCCCGACTCAGGAGCAGCAGTCACCGCAGCGCCACGCCGAGCATCAGCAGAACGAGGTAAAGTCCGAAAGCCCATGGGAGCCGTTCTGCAACATAGACGACTTCATGAAGGTGGACCTGCGCATTGTCCGCATCGCCAACGCCGAACACGTCGAAGGTGCCGACAAGCTGGTGCGTCTGACGCTTGATGTCGGTAAAAACGAAACGCGCAACGTCTTCGCCGGCATCAAGGCCGCTTACGATCCGGCGCAACTGATCGGTCGCCTGACCGTCATGGTGGCCAATCTGGCACCGCGAAAAATGAAATTCGGGTTGTCAGAAGGGATGGTTTTGGCCGCATCGGACACCGAGGACAAAACCTCCGGAATTTTCCTTTTATCGCCCGATTCAGGTGCTCAGCCCGGGATGCGAGTGAAATAA